A part of Vulpes vulpes isolate BD-2025 chromosome 15, VulVul3, whole genome shotgun sequence genomic DNA contains:
- the LOC112918260 gene encoding small ribosomal subunit protein uS14-like, translated as MGHQQLYWSHPRKSGQGSRSCRVCSNQHGLIRKYGLNMCRQYFRQYAKDIGFIKLD; from the coding sequence ATGGGTCACCAGCAGCTCTACTGGAGCCACCCAAGGAAGTCTGGCCAGGGCTCTCGTTCTTGCCGCGTCTGTTCAAACCAGCATGGTCTGATCCGGAAATACGGCCTCAACATGTGCCGCCAGTATTTCCGTCAGTACGCCAAGGATATAGGCTTCATTAAGTTGGATTAA